In the genome of Desulfurellaceae bacterium, the window TCTTACAGAGGGGGAAGCGCGTCAGCGCAAGGGGATTGGTGGGGCAGGCTGGTTCTCCTCCGGGGAACAATGCACCCTGAGGCAGCATACTCACTTCTAGTTTGGTGTCCAGGCGATGGCCCGAATCTCGCCAAACTCACGCTCGACCTTTTCCCACGAGGCGCCCCCGTCGGTACTGGTATACACATAGCCGTGCAGGCTGTTGGCCACGACGATATTGGGGTCGGCCGGGTGGGTGCCGAACCAGTAGATGGTCGAGTTCGGGGTCACCGGCAGGTCGGCCGCCTGCCAGCTTCTCCCGCCATCGGTCGAGCGCTGAATGGCGCCGGTCTTGCCCGGCACAAAATCTCCGTTGCCGACGAAGATCGTGTCCGGGTCGTCGGCTTTGACGGCCACCCCACGACAGTAGGAGATCTGGTCTTTTTCGTAAAAACGCGGAAAGCCGTGCAGCGCCCAGTTTTGTCCCTCGTTGGGACTGGACCAGACCCCGTCCGGCGTGGAAACCAGCACTTTCGGCTCCGGCCCATTGCTGATCGTCAGGCCGTGGACATCCTGGTTGAGGACGCTGTCACCCAAGTCCGGCAAGCGCTCCCAGCTCTCCCCACCGTCCTGGCTGCGATACACGCCGTCGATCTCGACCCCGACCCAGATCGTCTTGGAATCCCGCGGGTCGAAGGTGATGTTGGTGATCTTGGGGGCGCCGGCCAGGCATTCCTTGGCCGTCTCGACCGCAGCCTGCTCCCAGGTCTGGCCGCCGTCTTTGGTGTGGTACACGGCCGGCGGCTTGGTGCCGGCCCAGACTTCGTTCGGATCGTCCGGGCTGACCGCCACCGACCAGATCTGCTTGCCGTACATCGGTGACTCAATATAGTTCCAGCTGGCGCCCCGGTCGTCGCTGCGATAGAGGCCGGCCTCGGAGCCGGCGTAGAGCTGGTTCGGGTTGTGGGGCGAAACGGCCAGGGCCCGGATTTGGATTTCGCCGGGCTCGTCGTCAAAGGGCAGCTTCATTTTGCTTCTGCGCCAATTGTCCCCGCCGTTTGAGCTGTACCACACGCCAGCCCCAACCGTTCCCACACAGATGGTAAAGTCTTTTGCCATGGCTCGTCCCTCCTTATTCGTCACTACGGTCTGTATAGCATCGTCCGGGCTGGAAATGCCAGCGTGGCCCGGGCGGCCGACGACGTCGCCCGCCCATCAATCTTCTTGTGCTTTTTGTGACCGAAATCGGGTCAGCAGCCCTGCACTGAGCCGGCGGAGCTGGTCCATGACCGCCGGCGGGGGGCACAGCGGAATCAGGTTGAGGTGGGTCACCCCGGCTTCGACATAGCGTTCGATGGTCGCCAGACACTCGGCAACCGAGCCCAGCGCGCAGTACTTGGCGGCCAGATGGGCGAAGTCCTGGTTGTACTCGGTTGACAGGTAGCGAATGGCCTCGTGTTTGGCCTGCTCGTAGCTCGGCGCCAGGCAGAAATACAGCACAATGCCGCCGCTGAAGCCGGTTTTGGGCGTGTCGCGTTTGTGCCAGTGAGCCAAGGCGATGTCGAAGCTGGTCCGAAACCGCTCTGGGGTAACAAAATAGGCAAACCAGCTGTCGCCGTAGCGACCCGCCCGGGCCAGGGCCGCCTCCGAGCGCCCGCCAACCCAGATAGGCGGGCGTGGCTGCTGGAGCGGCTGCGGCTGCATGACTGCCCCGTCCAGTTGAAAGAAGCGGCCGCTGAAGCCGGCCGGTGTCCTGGTCCACAGGGCGGTGATGGCTTCGAGCGCCTCGTTGGCACGTCTGCCCCGTTCACGCAGCGGAATACCGCAGGCCGCATACTCGGGCTGAAACTCTCCGCCCAGGCCAACCCCGAGCAGCGCCCGCCCGTTCGAGAAGTGGTCGAGCGTGGCGATGGCCTTGGCCACCAGGGTCGGGTTGCGCAGCGGTAGCAGCAGGACGCCGGTGCCGAGTTGGATGCGCCTGGTGCGGGCGGCAAAGGCGCCCAGGGCGGTAAACGGGTCAAGCACCGGGCTGTGCCACAACACATGGTCGCGGTAGAGCAGCACATCAAAGCCCAGCCGCTCGATTTCCTCGGCCCAGTCACACAGGACCGATCCGGACACCAGCCCGGCGCCAAACGATCCCAGGGTCGTCCCAAAGGTCAGCTCAGGCATATCATTCCAGAAATTCGGGTGTCTCGCGGGTCAGAATGCGGACGATGGCCTCCAGATGCGAGCGGGCCTGTTGGCGCTCGGTCTCGAACTGCCTCCGGGTGCGCAGACAGACCTCGTCGGCAATGCGTTTGAGCGCT includes:
- a CDS encoding TIGR03619 family F420-dependent LLM class oxidoreductase, encoding MPELTFGTTLGSFGAGLVSGSVLCDWAEEIERLGFDVLLYRDHVLWHSPVLDPFTALGAFAARTRRIQLGTGVLLLPLRNPTLVAKAIATLDHFSNGRALLGVGLGGEFQPEYAACGIPLRERGRRANEALEAITALWTRTPAGFSGRFFQLDGAVMQPQPLQQPRPPIWVGGRSEAALARAGRYGDSWFAYFVTPERFRTSFDIALAHWHKRDTPKTGFSGGIVLYFCLAPSYEQAKHEAIRYLSTEYNQDFAHLAAKYCALGSVAECLATIERYVEAGVTHLNLIPLCPPPAVMDQLRRLSAGLLTRFRSQKAQED